In Actinoplanes derwentensis, the following proteins share a genomic window:
- a CDS encoding glycosyltransferase family 2 protein, with translation MFAFAFESTFFGWLIDKVELPDRRMEFVLFAVTVFMIAATALIELFRLVNVVTLCLATLRARDPVPVPPDGRLRVAFLTTIVPGKEPVEMVERTLRAAARIRHPGRYHVWLLDEGDDPEVREMCERTGTHHFSRRGVADWNTLAGPFKAKTKHGNYNSWMDRHGGEYDVFVSVDPDHVPLENFCERLLGYFRDPDVAFVIGPQIYGNYDNVITRWAESQQYLFHSLLQRAGNKLGIPMLVGTNNAVRIAALRQIGGLQDSITEDMATSLAQHSARNPATRRRWKSVYTPDVLAVGEGPSSWTDYFSQQHRWSRGTDEVFVAGFLRMIPRLGARRTLHYLLLMAYYPLTALAWLLGAATATFHVALGVKGVQVPQQVWLMLYVDAALFQVGLYIWNRRHNISPHERAGSSGLTGMLLSTLCAPIYVTSFLQAVLRRQGGFVVTPKGDSASPDRLLTFRTHLRWALFFAVLLALGAVTGHAHGFMWLWPSLNLALCLTPPAIWALQSLGRATPPKAEKEEEPQMIEMVT, from the coding sequence GTGTTCGCGTTCGCTTTCGAGAGCACCTTCTTCGGCTGGCTCATCGACAAGGTCGAACTGCCCGACCGCCGGATGGAGTTCGTACTCTTCGCGGTGACCGTGTTCATGATCGCCGCGACCGCGCTGATCGAACTGTTCCGGCTGGTGAACGTCGTGACGCTGTGCCTGGCGACGTTACGTGCCCGGGACCCGGTGCCGGTGCCGCCGGACGGCCGGCTGCGCGTCGCCTTCCTCACCACGATCGTCCCCGGCAAGGAACCGGTCGAGATGGTGGAACGGACGCTGCGAGCCGCCGCCCGGATCAGGCATCCGGGGCGCTATCACGTCTGGCTGCTCGACGAGGGCGACGATCCCGAGGTCCGCGAGATGTGCGAACGGACCGGAACCCACCACTTCAGCCGCCGGGGGGTGGCCGACTGGAACACCCTGGCCGGCCCCTTCAAGGCCAAGACCAAGCACGGCAACTACAACTCCTGGATGGATCGGCACGGCGGCGAGTACGACGTCTTCGTCTCGGTCGACCCGGACCATGTCCCGCTGGAGAACTTCTGCGAACGGCTCCTCGGATACTTCCGCGACCCGGACGTGGCGTTCGTGATCGGACCGCAGATCTACGGCAACTACGACAACGTCATCACCAGATGGGCTGAGTCGCAGCAGTATCTGTTCCATTCGCTACTGCAGCGAGCCGGTAACAAGCTCGGCATCCCGATGCTGGTCGGCACCAACAACGCGGTCCGGATCGCGGCGCTGCGCCAGATCGGTGGCCTGCAGGACTCGATCACCGAGGACATGGCCACCAGCCTGGCGCAGCACAGCGCCCGCAACCCGGCGACCCGGCGCCGCTGGAAGTCGGTCTACACCCCGGACGTGCTCGCCGTCGGTGAGGGCCCGTCCTCCTGGACCGACTATTTCAGCCAGCAGCACCGCTGGTCACGCGGCACCGACGAGGTGTTCGTCGCCGGTTTCCTGCGGATGATCCCGCGCCTCGGGGCGCGCCGGACCCTGCACTACCTGCTGCTGATGGCGTACTACCCGCTGACCGCGCTGGCCTGGCTGCTGGGCGCGGCCACCGCCACCTTCCACGTGGCGCTCGGCGTCAAGGGTGTGCAGGTGCCGCAGCAGGTGTGGCTGATGCTCTACGTGGACGCGGCGCTGTTCCAGGTCGGCCTCTACATCTGGAACCGGCGGCACAACATCAGCCCGCACGAGCGGGCCGGGTCGTCGGGACTCACCGGCATGCTGTTGTCCACGTTGTGCGCCCCGATCTACGTGACCTCGTTCCTGCAGGCGGTGCTGCGCCGGCAGGGCGGGTTCGTGGTCACCCCCAAGGGCGACTCGGCCAGCCCGGACCGGCTGCTCACCTTCCGTACCCATCTGCGGTGGGCCCTGTTCTTCGCCGTCCTGCTGGCGCTGGGCGCGGTGACCGGTCACGCGCACGGCTTCATGTGGCTGTGGCCGTCGCTGAACCTCGCCCTGTGTCTGACTCCCCCGGCGATCTGGGCGCTGCAGTCGCTCGGCCGCGCCACTCCCCCGAAAGCTGAGAAGGAAGAGGAACCACAGATGATCGAGATGGTCACATGA